A DNA window from Trypanosoma brucei brucei TREU927 chromosome 11 chr11_scaffold01 genomic scaffold, whole genome shotgun sequence contains the following coding sequences:
- a CDS encoding variant surface glycoprotein → MKEVTARQLVVGLAVLLTNVLQRTESAAGDNVAEYLVVCELKRLVDAAAAIPDGPTTEDITTPLEDINLLNLSTATSSWYNDKDGKLKKSDGKIDEALKTEWDNLKKKITEATDTTGKKIYKRLPVQEWQLTANKKLDRISRAAEAVKIKHSAAVEAAKTAFKETKGHLTNALYGKGHKAFDKAPLKTSLTNNCGHANVGGDYGGLGQALAYDAICICSTSDASGKTCGTDASTASLSDLQSGDSAKQAWEKVATACPQLKPLQQLTPQQIRGAVSKFAAILGRGEPSGTTASHKNIFGKAANAGTCDMANAGNSCVKYTGILDGRTKQIPRIQEFEDAATKLELGYAKQNEIKSYEHHIQILQEQAWQQYIGAEEELELRAKKIINQLPKTDPKQKQEEDEAKCNNIDKEPECTATPKCKWNAEAKDPKKKCTLSEDAKKEAEKANQETEGNDGKTSIDCKDKQKKD, encoded by the coding sequence atgaaggaagttaccGCACGGCAGCTGGTTGTGGGATTGGCCGTACTACTAACTAATGTCCTCCAGCGCACGGAGTCCGCCGCAGGCGACAATGTGGCCGAATACCTTGTTGTCTGTGAACTAAAACGACTAGTAGACGCAGCGGCGGCAATTCCAGACGGACCAACAACGGAAGACATTACCACGCCGCTTGAGGACATAAACTTGCTGAACCTCTCGACAGCGACAAGCAGCTGGTACAACGACAAAGACGGCAAACTGAAGAAAAGCGACGGGAAAATAGACGAAGCGCTTAAGACCGAATGGGACaacctgaaaaaaaaaattacagaaGCCACCGACACAACCGGCAAAAAAATTTACAAGCGTTTGCCGGTCCAAGAATGGCAGCTAACagccaacaaaaaattgGATCGGATAAGCAGGGCCGCGGAAGCTGTCAAAATTAAGCACTCAGCAGCTGTGGAAGCAGCTAAAACAGCttttaaagaaacaaagggtCACCTCACTAACGCACTGTACGGCAAAGGCCACAAAGCCTTTGACAAGGCGCCACTGAAAACCTCCCTAACCAACAACTGCGGACACGCCAACGTAGGAGGCGACTACGGCGGCCTAGGACAAGCCCTAGCTTACGACGCGATTTGCATTTGCAGCACAAGCGATGCGAGCGGCAAAACGTGCGGGACGGACGCGAGCACAGCCAGTTTAAGCGACCTGCAAAGCGGCGACAGCGCCAAGCAGGCCTGGGAAAAAGTAGCGACGGCCTGCCCCCAACTCAAGCCGCTACAACaactgacgccgcagcaaatCAGGGGGGCCGTAAGCAAATTTGCCGCGATACTCGGACGCGGCGAACCTAGTGGCACAACAGCAAGCCACAAGAATATTTTCGGCAAAGCCGCCAACGCAGGGACATGCGACATGGCAAACGCCGGGAACAGCTGCGTCAAGTACACCGGCATACTAGATGGCAGAACCAAGCAGATACCGCGGATACAGGAATTTGAGGATGCCGCAACGAAACTTGAGCTAGGATACgccaaacaaaacgaaataaaaagctACGAGCATCACATACAAATCTTACAAGAACAGGCATGGCAGCAATACATTGGCGCCgaagaagagcttgagctacgtgcaaaaaaaattataaaccAACTCCCCAAAACTGACCCcaagcagaaacaagaagaagatgAAGCAAAATGCAATAACATAGACAAAGAGCCAGAATGCACAGCCACCCCAAAATGCAAATGGAACGCCGAAGCAAAAGATCCCAagaaaaagtgcacattgagtgaggatgccaaaaaagaagcagaaaaagcaaaccaagaaacagaagggaatGATGGAAAGACAAGCATAGATTGCaaagataaacaaaagaaagattgA
- a CDS encoding variant surface glycoprotein: MPQISRCSRHQLTIAVLSLVLSNLAEAATSNGVNAPAYATLCDIYNLKHAKPQTLWTRQFDNADDLITAIYNLNISTASDTWLEHKDGEFAGVSDGSERATKLANWVKRVKEATEQGAAPGKLGPYAKIANNAYKALANRQIHDLYNIAQTKKAAFEAASKEVSTAAARAERKILDTIYGEGKDKFEAATFNSTKENMCGNGHSGHNNVGYSILNDMICLCTADATDTDKACGEKGMGTVTADTTGADTAAAALETACTKKEAKQELSEALIQAKLATFFSHIGSLPSSHSNAAVRFVLGEAQSTGCQGSSNAQCVNYKLQLQNGGNGIPWVNHLEVAAAILRRAAIAYAEAGKINAELATLKEQATSLRNAAVIGIALPDGTAAAERLNEHKELSESAEQACNKLNSEQKCNADPKCSYEIESDGTKKCKYNATKAEKSGVSLPQTQTGGAETATDKCKGKGEKDCKAPDCK; this comes from the coding sequence ATGCCACAGATCTCAAGGTGTTCAAGGCACCAATTAACCATAGCAGTGTTGTCGCTAGTCTTGTCGAATTTAGCAGAAGCCGCAACTTCGAACGGCGTAAACGCACCGGCGTACGCAACTTTGTGTGACATTTACAATCTTAAGCATGCTAAACCACAGACACTATGGACAAGGCAGTTTGATAACGCAGATGATTTAATAACTGCCATTTACAATCTGAACATCAGTACCGCAAGTGATACGTGGTTAGAACACAAAGACGGAGAATTCGCAGGAGTCTCAGACGGCAGCGAGCGTGCTACCAAATTAGCAAACTGGGTTAAACGAGTCAAAGAGGCGACGGAGCAGGGTGCGGCACCGGGAAAGCTGGGCCCGTACGCCAAGATAGCCAACAATGCATACAAAGCCCTGGCGAACAGACAGATTCACGACTTGTATAACATagcacaaaccaaaaaagcaGCCTTCGAAGCCGCCAGCAAAGAAGTATCAACGGCGGCAGCGAGAGCAGAAAGGAAGATCCTCGACACGATATACGGCGAAGGCAAGGACAAATTCGAAGCTGCAACTTTCAAtagcacaaaagaaaacatgtgCGGCAACGGCCACAGCGGCCACAATAACGTCGGTTACAGCATACTAAATGACATGATCTGCCTTTGCACTGCGGACGCAACCGACACCGACAAAGCATGCGGCGAAAAAGGCATGGGAACAGTGACAGCCGACACCACCGGAGCCGacaccgcagcagcagcccTCGAAACAGCATGCACCAAGAAAGAAGCGAAGCAAGAGCTATCAGAAGCCCTCATCCAAGCAAAACTAGCGACGTTTTTCTCGCACATCGGCAGTTTACCAAGCAGCCACAGCAATGCAGCCGTCAGATTTGTCCTCGGCGAGGCTCAAAGTACCGGATGCCAGGGATCATCGAACGCACAGTGCGTAAACTACAAACTGCAATTACAAAACGGCGGCAACGGCATTCCATGGGTCAACCACCTGGAAGTGGCGGCCGCGATTTTAAGACGAGCAGCAATTGCATACGCCGAAGCGGGGAAAATCAATGCCGAGCTAGCAACTCTGAAAGAGCAGGCCACCAGCTTACGCAATGCAGCAGTCATAGGCATTGCTCTGCCTGATGGGACCGCGGCAGCGGAACGACTCAATGAGCACAAAGAACTTAGTGAAAGTGCAGAACAAGCTTGTAACAAACTAAATAGTGAACAAAAGTGCAATGCTGATCCGAAATGTAGTTATGAAATAGAAAGCGATGGCACCAAAAAGTGCAAATATAATGCGACAAAAGCGGAAAAAAGTGGAGTTTCGTTGCCACAAACTCAAACAGGAGGGgcagaaacagcaacagataaatgcaaagggaaaggagagaaagattgCAAGGCTCCGGATTGTAAGtag
- a CDS encoding variant surface glycoprotein yields MYAIMLPMTIVLWLVTKTEGTDIVGGANRQEHAALCKFVAMAPREVEIPTIPAMPEDDLDYIHMVNFSAATGSWQEMFYSDKAAKKTHDNPKSAGQDGRGFEENWPRWTKIAAKKLEATTGGQKNQAGIMELTEDQETLARDHLKHIRTRAHELAKELQSIQPPSDAPKDNTAKETIATAVYGENAKPASNPDPSKVFTGTTTGTRDSVCKAAGGNGNPATALEALTCVCFRGTNNVDPAVCVQAADGGTWEAASTFATGVTAANLGKLAKSCPFDAGQITGTEILAAIANLNDLIHKDTSNAYLGQFASSKCDGNKAQGVCLEFSGFASKAQPIVEQLTWIPPLKNLALGLQTLESNKQRGLQIIEQIKKLKKDAVVIVDSAKATAAALEKIKGGTQKQHTIGQTTTNCSTHTTNQTCIKANCKWEEKDGKGECKSKPGSATPETAGTEGTTKEGGTTAAWCTGHKDKTACENDKTGDKQNCAWRKGKEGETDEPEKEKCRNGSFLVNKKFALGVASAAFAALLF; encoded by the coding sequence ATGTACGCAATAATGCTACCAATGACGATTGTGCTTTGGTTAGTGACGAAAACAGAAGGGACAGACATTGTGGGCGGAGCCAACCGCCAGGAACACGCGGCTTTGTGCAAATTCGTGGCGATGGCACCGCGCGAAGTAGAGATACCGACCATACCGGCTATGCCAGAAGACGACCTGGACTACATACACATGGTAAATttttcagcagcaacaggatCTTGGCAAGAAATGTTTTACAGCGACAAAGCTGCGAAGAAAACGCACGATAACCCAAAATCAGCGGGCCAGGATGGCAGAGGGTTTGAAGAAAACTGGCCTCGGTGGACAAAGATCGCCGCCAAAAAACTGGAAGCAACGACggggggacaaaaaaaccAGGCGGGCATAATGGAACTAACCGAAGACCAAGAAACTCTAGCCCGGGATCACTTAAAGCACATTAGAACAAGAGCGCACGAGCTGGCGAAAGAATTGCAGAGCATACAACCACCGTCCGACGCACCCAAGGATAACACGGCAAAAGAAACCATAGCAACAGCCGTATACGGAGAAAATGCAAAGCCAGCAAGCAACCCAGACCCATCAAAGGTTTTTACAGGCACAACAACAGGCACAAGGGACTCGGTATGCAAAGCTGCAGGCGGCAACGGCAACCCGGCAACAGCCCTGGAAGCCCTCACATGCGTCTGCTTTAGAGGCACAAACAATGTAGACCCAGCAGTTTGCGTACAGGCGGCCGACGGCGGCACCTGGGAAGCCGCCAGCACATTCGCGACCGGGGTAACGGCAGCGAACCTAGGCAAGCTAGCAAAATCATGTCCGTTTGACGCAGGACAAATAACCGGCACAGAAATACTAGCCGCCATAGCTAACCTCAACGACCTCATACACAAAGACACCAGCAACGCATACCTAGGACAGTTCGCAAGCTCGAAATGTGACGGCAACAAAGCGCAAGGCGTATGCTTAGAGTTCAGCGGCTTCGCAAGCAAGGCACAGCCTATAGTAGAACAACTAACCTGGATACCCCCGCTAAAAAACCTAGCGCTAGGCCTTCAAACACTTGAAAGCAACAAGCAACGCGGATTACAGATAATAGAACAGATcaaaaaactaaagaaaGATGCAGTTGTTATTGTAGACTCGGCAAAAGCTACGGCCGCTGCACTTGAGAAAATCAAAGGAGGAACTCAAAAACAGCATACAATAGGGCAGACGACGACCAACTGTAGCACTCACACAACAAACCAGACTTGCATCAAAgctaactgcaaatgggaagaaaaagatggaaagggggaatgcAAATCTAAACCAGGATCGGCAACACCGGAAACAGCAGGAACAGAAggcacaacaaaagaggggggaacaACTGCAGCTTGGTGCACAGGGCACAAAGATAAAACcgcttgtgaaaatgacaaaacaggcgacaagcaaaattgtgcatggagAAAGGGTAAGGAGGGTGAAACAGATGAgcctgaaaaggaaaagtgcaGAAATGGTAGTTTTCTAGTAAACAAGAAATTCGCCCTCGGCGTggcttctgctgcatttgcgGCCTTGCTTTTCTAA
- a CDS encoding variant surface glycoprotein, with translation MLRKVATIIEILAPTADKSAAAANDNAIVFDALSAVISIASSPPDVDTEEKGESVPAILEIIKQLNLSVAPESFYKLSFEQKPDEAQESKHWKGNRDTWEKNKKLIDKGDTVIDEVKLMHPGPSHERNVAATIINRTLELALEKQKELKPKITATAIKDLQNKVLFGESGALTSDADKPFPSTGDSACGGSNPTSQNSGASLAADFVCLCAANGGNGEECTGANVGASVQYTNPNAAATAYGKLLEKCPKAKGVKFNAAAAAAARATFLAALKKNGKNTQAEGNILGAEDSKQCNGGAQGLCVYYKPTPADGHTPIPWLEALETAEQKVEEAKTNALANGEIYRAVVNLKQTALSAYLRAISGDAPLPVDSAQTAKPSGSETEKCDKLKKKKDCEENGCQWEGKECKESSFAPNKKFFIFAIPFVS, from the coding sequence ATGCTCAGGAAAGTAGCCACAATAATCGAAATTTTAGCCCCCACAGCGGACAAATCAGCGGCAGCGGCCAATGACAATGCCATAGTTTTCGATGCTCTTTCAGCAGTAATTAGTATAGCGTCTTCTCCGCCTGACGTCGACACGGAGGAAAAAGGTGAAAGCGTCCCAGCGATCCTAGAAATTATAAAACAGCTCAATCTTTCGGTGGCGCCAGAAAGCTTCTACAAACTTTCTTTCGAGCAAAAACCAGACGAAGCTCAGGAATCAAAACACTGGAAGGGCAACAGAGACAcgtgggaaaaaaataaaaaattaatcGACAAGGGCGACACGGTGATCGACGAAGTAAAGCTAATGCACCCCGGGCCaagccatgaaaggaacgtcGCAGCGACGATTATAAACCGGACACTAGAGCTGGCACTTGAAAAGCAGAAAGAACTCAAACCTAAAATAACGGCCACAGCAATAAAAGATCTCCAAAACAAAGTGCTGTTTGGCGAGAGCGGAGCACTAACAAGTGACGCTGACAAGCCATTCCCATCAACTGGAGATTCAGCATGCGGGGGCAGCAACCCGACTAGCCAAAACTCAGGCGCCAGCCTCGCAGCCGACTTCGTCTGTCTCTGTGCAGCAAACGGCGGCAATGGGGAAGAGTGCACGGGGGCAAACGTGGGGGCGAGCGTTCAGTACACAAACCCAAACGCCGCGGCGACAGCGTACGGCAAGCTGCTAGAAAAGTGCCCAAAGGCAAAAGGAGTAAAATTCAACGCAGCAGCGGCTGCAGCGGCCAGGGCAACATTTCTAGCAGCCCTGAAGAAGAAtggcaaaaacacacaagccGAAGGTAACATACTAGGTGCAGAGGACAGCAAACAATGCAACGGCGGCGCCCAAGGTCTCTGCGTCTATTACAAACCCACACCAGCGGACGGGCACACACCTATACCGTGGCTCGAAGCGCTCGAAACAGCAGAACAGAAGGTGGAAGAAGCCAAAACAAACGCTCTTGCTAATGGAGAAATTTATAGGGCAGTTGTAAACCTCAAACAAACAGCACTGTCAGCGTATCTGCGGGCAATTTCAGGAGATGCACCGTTGCCGGTGGACAGCGCCCAAACAGCAAAACCGTCAGGTTCAGAAACGGAAAAATGCGACAagctcaaaaaaaagaaggactgTGAAGAAAATGGTTGCcaatgggaaggaaaagaatgcaaagagTCCAGTTTTGCTccaaataagaaattttttatttttgctattCCTTTTGTGAGTTAG